DNA from Ziziphus jujuba cultivar Dongzao chromosome 2, ASM3175591v1:
ttgctggccggcgcgtggaAAAATGAACAGTGGAAAAATTTCGGTGGCCGgtggtcctctctctctctttctctctcctctctctctttctctctcttccccgagacttttaacaaataaaaacccttgtgtgacactgttcatgccacgtggaccaatcaaaagctgacatgtggtatttcactgttcaccgacccaaaaacattaaaatattacggtatccggtaaacttcaaacgtccataactttttaaccggatgcccgttttgagcgtgccactagtctgtgaactcgtatcgacgagcacttcacaagcatgcatgagtcaaagctcaattccccataaacaaaaagtcaactttggcaccccctggacagtttggaccgcaacttgtttcgtccataactttcaaaccgtagctccattttcgacgtgctaccagtctacgaactcgtggcatcgtgctcttcgccacggtaccctggtcaactcgaaatcccaccgagtcaaaaagtcaacttttgacccccttcgttcaatggtcaatggtcaacctcggtcaacgtgcacggattccggtgcgatttggaacggggtgttacagtgtaAGAGTTGTAGTGGACTTAATTTGTTTACAGTTGAAGTCATTATTGGGAAAACCCaattgaataattaaatcaacgttagaatttttattaagtttttttcttCCAATTGTAATCTGCGATTGCTAGATGCAATCGAAAGGGCAGATGATGAGATCAGTTGGAAATGCCGAGGGATAATATAGTTATTATTCGCAATTAATTAGTCTTAAAGATAGTGATTAGTCATGATTCAGACTCAATTAATTAGTTACAACTTATATTATTGATGAATCTAATGAAACTAGTTAATCTTTAGTTTGTCTTGCTTCTTGTTTTCTATCTATATCTTttcgaaaattttgattttactaATAAAATACCAATAAAATACCCAAGTCAGATGGGGAAAAAGTTAATCACTTAAGTTTTGAGTCTAATTAGGAAAAGGTTATTCAAAAAGattaactaaataattaattaattaatcgtaGGGCCACATAATGGTTGACTTGTAACCAAATTGAGACATTTTACTGGTATGCCAGACAACTTAGGGTCAAAATGGGCTTCAGTTAATATATGTTTGCTGGTTTGCTTTGTTTACTTATATATTATAgtgattagaaaaaaaatataaattgtaggtacgaaaaagataaattatttaaactGATGTGGTGACCTTCtaagaattttatataaaaagcaaaaatgaaaatatacagTTTACcccattttttcatttatattacatataatcCATGTATGACCTTCCCTGATCACTTTTCTCTCTAAAGGTCCACACCCAAGTTCATGTCCCATGTGAGGGTCAGTATAATCATTCTTATTAAGCTACAACAAATAGAAGGAAGACTTGCACTTGTTCTGAATTTTCTCCTAGGATACGAATATGTGGGATAAatgattataatataatatacaaatcatcaaattttttttttttttcttttgggttaaGTATTATATAGATCTTATATATAGAAGACCCTTGTTTCTAAAGCAACCCAAATTTATACAAGTAGCTGTTCCCACTTGGATctgtataatattaaaataacatcTAACAACCACAtcaatgtattatatattttctaagacCATTTTTCCATAGAATTTCCCTACATTCTCTGACTAAATTTACTTCAAGAATCCGACGCCCATTTCTTTAaccatctctctctctattaATCACATGTGCCATGTGCACGTTCACTAACGCCTCTATGTCGCTAGGATACTACCACATAACTACAAGCTAAATTTTGTAAAAGTAAATTGTTttagacaataataataataataataataataataataattaataaaataatgattattCTGCATAAAAGGAGTTACAAATGAACAAAGATATATACAACAATTTTCTCATCGAAGCATCctaatgaattttttatgccGACATGTCCATCAATCAGCCACCCCCTATGGTGAGGGTGAGATATATAACttcaaattatatgaaaaaaaaaaaaaaaaaaaaaaaaaaaaaaaaaaaaaaccataaagaatatttatatatatgtcaagTGAGGTTAGTTCAATTGGTATGCAACTTACACCTATATTTGACAGGTCGTGCATTCAAGACATCAGAGCGGAGAAAATtgttgttaaaaaaagaaaaaaaagaaatgactatatatattttagaaatagATTTTGCATTACTATTATGGTAGTTAAATAGCTTAGAATCCAAAGGTTTGTGGAATAAGAGATGGAGggagtacctttttttttttttttaaatggttatagATGGATGGAGTACTTGTGAGGTGAAAGAATCACTAAAATAATTACATAACGGAACCAAAATCGACTCATATTCCAGTACCAGAGACTCTGTCACATTGGAATTTTTAGAAGTCAAATATGGGTTAATTGATTACTAgacttatatattattattatgggttTTCTACAAAGTTGAGTTGGACTTAGTTTGTTTTGATaggaggaaaataaaaaatctcttcCTTCATTTGTGTTTAAAGCCATATTAACATAATCAAATATAGAGAGAAATTTAAGCAAGAAGCAAAGTAAACGGGAAAGAACCGGCCATGGTGAGTGGAAAGAATTGACTTCCTTCATGTATAAATACATACTCATGCATGAGACATTATAGACAAAGCAGAAATGAAAAAGTGAATGAAAGGGGAAATTAAGAATTATAGAAGCAGAAAATGATTCCCAAGTCAGTAGTAGGTGTTGAggttgagaagaaaaataatcagaAGGTGGTGGGGATCGCAGTGCTATTTGTGGGGGTGACTCTAGCTTGCTTGGTGCTGTCTAATTCAATGCCAAGATCTTATGTGTTGAGCCAAATTTTTGCCATAAACTCTAATGGCTTTGCAgtgagttttttatttattgtgtttcAGTAATATTTACCCATTTTTTGTTTCAATGAACCAATGGAATTACTTTTGTGCTTTCAAGTTTGTTTTGGAGTACTTTATATGTAAGTATTCTAGTTAATAACTTTCATATGCCTCTTATACACAATCGTTGAATTAAATTTACAAGCGTTTATTGACTCGCTTATTAGTACTTGAAGACGTTTATTAGCGGTTATAAGATGTTCCTGTACTTTTAACTTAATTTAGTCCAAAATCTTCTTAAGAGTttcactatatatttatatatatctatatatatatatatgtaaattttttctcCCATATGGAGAAATGTATATAGATAATATAGGACAACATCATCAACATGTTATGTGATGTTATCAAGACTGATTTTTCCAGGATAAAAGAACTActatagagatatatatatatatatatatatagtagttctACGGTGCAAATTGATATGCATGTAGACAACATCTAaactgatatttttttaaaaaaagcatccGCCTTTGCTGTATAcgctatatacatatacacagcAAAaccaacgtttttttttttaaaaagcatcggCTTAGATGTAGTCTGCATGCAGATCGGTCCGCACTATAGAATtttcctacatatatatatgatttggtTGTTCCCattgctttcttgtttttttattagcatattttctttatgattaactcataaaataatttaatccaaACAGACTCTTTCATTAGATAAGGAAAAGTTTGTTCAAACTTTTGATGCTGTTAGATGCCATTAGTACTTATCATAGGGACgatacaaaaaaatatcaaaatgtgaCAATGTTATTCTgctatttttcataaattcaaattaatctaGATGTGCAAAAATTGTCACAACATAGAGgatgaatgaaaaataaatttaccacTAGAGGAAACTGTATCCAAGAGTAGAAAAGTCAATTTTACCGAAGCAATAGTTTGTATAATCTTCCAATTGTTGTGCATATATAGTACGTAATTCATGtttttaactattaaacaaaaacaatgatATTTTTGGTTCGTGGAATTACTTATAGTATTACTTATTAAATATGTTTTGCAGGCTAAAAACAAAGATCCATTAGACATAGTCCTAGAAAAAGCATCAACAAAGGACAAAACAGttatcataacaaatttaaacgATGCATGGGCAGAGCCACATTCGATATTCGATGTGTTTCTCGAAAGTTTTCGAGTAGGAATCGACACAAAGAGTTTGGTGAAACATTTAGTGGTGATCTGTTTGGATGAAAAGGCTTACAATCGTTGCTTGGCTTTACATCCTCATTGTTATCGTTTTCAAATTGAAGGTTTCAACTTTACCCGTGAAGCTTTTTTTATGACTCCAGACTATTTAGAAATCGTTTGGAGGAAGATTGATCTTTTGGCTACTGTTCTTGAGAAGGGATACAACTTCGTATTTACGGTATGTATAATACACATTGTTAAATATAGATCCTTCTATCGTACACATTTTGTAAATCTGACCCATTTTGGTTTTGGCCCCTTGTATAAAATTGTCCTaagataaaaaagtaaattttctc
Protein-coding regions in this window:
- the LOC107419506 gene encoding uncharacterized protein At4g15970, encoding MIPKSVVGVEVEKKNNQKVVGIAVLFVGVTLACLVLSNSMPRSYVLSQIFAINSNGFAAKNKDPLDIVLEKASTKDKTVIITNLNDAWAEPHSIFDVFLESFRVGIDTKSLVKHLVVICLDEKAYNRCLALHPHCYRFQIEGFNFTREAFFMTPDYLEIVWRKIDLLATVLEKGYNFVFTDNDIMWLRNPFPRFFPDADIQVSCDTFLGNSTDLNNLANTGFSFVKSNNRTVQFYKFWYNSRKRFPRLHDQHVFDRIKYDPFITKDVGLQMRFHDTDIFGGFCHASKDFNLVCTMHANCCVGVERKVHDLQIVLGDWRRYKSLEPSMQPNVSWSIPQNCLLNNIFKYMEPS